In Planctomycetota bacterium, a genomic segment contains:
- a CDS encoding DUF1559 domain-containing protein, which translates to MADREAGSRGAPGVFQGHSARGGFTLVELLVVIAIIGTLVGLLLPAVQGAREAARRVSCGNNLRQLSLALANHESARRRFPAGYVSGTARTPVDPATRDRPPGTGWGLLAAPYLEEGALAAAYRADVGEGIADPVNRAVVSASPALFRCPSDSGPLGPFAALDAARRPHASGALLGRSSYVGNAGHAEPWSAPLDDWAPLANGPLYRNSWTRVADITDGTARTVLLGEHTSRLSQKAWAGTVVGAASVPGDGFRFGGGTIAATEADAAATLLLVHSGPAPTEPGVIHPPNDRAAHVCQMYAEHPGGCNVVFVDGGVRFVADTIDKGAWAALSSMNGGESAATVD; encoded by the coding sequence ATGGCCGACCGCGAAGCCGGTTCTCGGGGAGCCCCGGGAGTTTTCCAAGGTCACTCGGCACGCGGCGGGTTCACGCTCGTCGAGTTACTCGTCGTGATCGCGATCATCGGCACGCTCGTCGGCCTCCTCCTTCCGGCGGTGCAGGGCGCGCGAGAGGCGGCGCGACGGGTGAGCTGCGGCAACAACCTTCGTCAACTCTCGCTGGCACTGGCCAACCACGAATCGGCGCGGCGGCGATTTCCCGCCGGGTATGTCAGTGGCACGGCGCGAACGCCGGTCGATCCCGCCACGCGCGACCGCCCACCGGGAACCGGCTGGGGGCTTCTCGCGGCCCCGTATCTCGAGGAGGGGGCGCTGGCCGCCGCGTACCGCGCCGACGTGGGAGAGGGGATCGCCGATCCGGTCAACCGCGCCGTCGTTTCCGCCTCACCGGCGCTGTTCCGCTGCCCGTCCGACAGCGGACCGCTGGGTCCGTTCGCCGCGCTCGACGCGGCAAGGCGTCCGCATGCCTCCGGGGCCCTCCTCGGCCGGTCGAGCTACGTCGGCAACGCCGGGCATGCCGAGCCCTGGTCGGCCCCGCTCGACGACTGGGCCCCCCTGGCCAACGGACCGCTGTACCGCAATTCGTGGACGCGCGTCGCCGACATCACCGACGGCACCGCGCGGACCGTGCTCCTCGGAGAACACACGTCGCGACTGTCCCAGAAGGCATGGGCGGGAACGGTGGTCGGCGCGGCCAGTGTTCCCGGCGACGGATTCCGCTTCGGCGGGGGGACGATCGCCGCGACCGAGGCCGACGCGGCGGCGACGCTGCTGCTGGTCCACAGCGGTCCGGCTCCGACCGAGCCGGGGGTGATCCATCCGCCCAACGATCGAGCCGCCCACGTTTGCCAGATGTATGCCGAACATCCGGGCGGGTGCAACGTGGTGTTCGTCGACGGTGGCGTGCGGTTCGTCGCCGACACGATCGACAAGGGGGCGTGGGCGGCCCTGTCGAGCATGAACGGAGGTGAGTCCGCCGCCACCGTGGACTGA
- the kynU gene encoding kynureninase encodes MNRSECEALDRDDPLAPKRGAFAIPAGLIYLDGNSLGVLPAHVPGRVREVVETQWGGSLIRSWNEHGWLTLPRRVGDRIARLIGAPAGSVVAGDTISVNLFKLLGAAAQLAGPRRVILSDDGNFPSDLYVAQGFRDLVDDGYTLEIVAPEEVADAIDERVAFTMLTEVDYRTARRHDMRAVTAKAHARGARVIWDLAHSAGAIPVDLAAAGADFAVGCTYKYLNGGPGSPAFLYVRPDLQDLVRPPLTGWWGHAEPFAFTPDYRPAPGIDRFQCGTQPILSMAALDAALDVWDGIVMRDVREKSLALCSLFIDLIEERCARHGVTVTGPRETAARGSHVSLRHPQGHAVMQALIASGVVGDFRAPDMMRFGFAPLYTRFTDAFDAVAVMAGILDTRRWDEPRFQSRRAVT; translated from the coding sequence ATGAACCGATCCGAGTGCGAAGCCCTCGACCGGGACGATCCGCTCGCCCCGAAGCGCGGTGCCTTCGCCATTCCCGCGGGGCTGATCTACCTCGACGGCAATTCGCTCGGGGTGCTTCCGGCCCACGTGCCGGGGCGCGTGCGCGAGGTGGTGGAGACGCAGTGGGGCGGATCGCTGATCCGATCGTGGAACGAGCACGGCTGGCTGACGCTGCCGCGCCGGGTGGGCGATCGGATCGCGCGGCTGATCGGCGCGCCGGCCGGGAGCGTCGTCGCGGGCGACACGATCTCGGTCAATCTCTTCAAGCTCCTCGGCGCCGCCGCGCAACTCGCCGGCCCGCGTCGCGTCATCCTCTCTGACGACGGAAATTTTCCCTCCGATCTGTACGTCGCCCAGGGCTTCCGCGACCTCGTCGACGACGGTTACACGCTCGAGATCGTCGCTCCGGAGGAGGTCGCGGACGCGATCGACGAGCGCGTCGCCTTCACGATGCTCACGGAGGTCGATTACCGCACGGCGCGCCGCCACGACATGCGGGCCGTGACGGCCAAGGCCCATGCCCGGGGCGCGCGGGTGATCTGGGATCTCGCCCATTCGGCCGGGGCGATCCCGGTCGACCTCGCCGCCGCGGGGGCCGATTTCGCCGTCGGGTGCACCTACAAATACCTCAACGGCGGACCGGGCTCCCCCGCCTTCCTCTACGTCCGCCCCGATCTCCAGGACCTCGTGCGGCCGCCGCTCACCGGCTGGTGGGGCCACGCCGAACCGTTCGCCTTCACGCCGGACTACCGGCCCGCGCCGGGGATCGACCGCTTCCAGTGCGGCACGCAGCCGATCCTCTCGATGGCGGCCCTCGATGCGGCGCTCGACGTGTGGGATGGCATCGTGATGCGTGACGTGCGCGAGAAGTCACTCGCCCTGTGCAGCCTGTTCATCGATCTCATCGAGGAGCGCTGCGCCCGCCACGGCGTCACGGTGACCGGCCCGCGCGAGACAGCCGCGCGGGGGTCGCACGTGTCGCTCCGCCACCCCCAGGGCCATGCGGTGATGCAGGCGCTGATCGCCTCCGGTGTCGTCGGCGATTTTCGCGCCCCCGACATGATGCGTTTCGGCTTCGCCCCGCTGTACACCCGATTCACCGACGCGTTCGACGCCGTGGCGGTCATGGCGGGGATCCTCGACACGCGCCGGTGGGACGAGCCTCGATTTCAATCGCGGAGGGCCGTCACGTGA
- the kynB gene encoding arylformamidase — protein sequence MAEGRHVIIDITQPLAPGMAVFPGDAPYAEDWTCRIGATSPVNVARVAFSVHCGTHADAPLHYDAQGTAAAGLDLAPFIGPCRVIDARGPGPLCEPGAIAAALEGAPSRILLRLMDRLDPLVWPTGFRALAPETIALLASCGVVLVGVDTPSVDPETSKSLPAHHACCRAEMRILENLVLAHVEPDDYELVALPLKFTNLDASPVRAVLRRG from the coding sequence ATCGCGGAGGGCCGTCACGTGATCATCGACATCACCCAGCCGCTGGCGCCCGGCATGGCGGTGTTTCCCGGCGATGCCCCCTACGCCGAAGACTGGACGTGCCGGATCGGCGCGACGTCGCCGGTCAACGTCGCGCGCGTGGCATTCTCCGTCCACTGCGGGACCCATGCCGACGCACCGCTGCACTACGACGCCCAGGGCACCGCGGCGGCGGGCCTGGATCTCGCGCCGTTCATCGGCCCATGCCGCGTGATCGACGCGCGGGGGCCGGGCCCGCTGTGCGAGCCCGGCGCGATCGCGGCCGCCCTGGAGGGAGCGCCGTCGCGGATCCTCCTGCGGCTGATGGACCGGCTCGACCCGCTCGTCTGGCCGACCGGGTTCCGGGCGCTGGCCCCGGAGACGATCGCGCTGTTGGCGTCGTGCGGCGTGGTCCTCGTGGGTGTCGACACGCCATCGGTCGATCCCGAGACCTCGAAGTCGCTTCCCGCCCATCACGCCTGCTGCCGGGCCGAAATGCGGATCCTCGAGAATCTCGTCCTCGCGCATGTGGAGCCTGACGACTACGAGCTGGTGGCGCTGCCCCTGAAGTTCACGAACCTCGATGCCAGCCCGGTGCGGGCGGTGCTGCGGCGCGGATGA